In a single window of the Chondrocystis sp. NIES-4102 genome:
- a CDS encoding glucose-1-phosphate cytidylyltransferase produces the protein MKVAFLAGGLGTRISEETENKPKPMVEIGGQPILWHIMMHYYQYGFKDFTVALGYKGAVIKKYMVDYCALNSNLTVGLSNGEVKTHGGYQLDWNVDLIDTGLTTNTGGRIKRLAPYVGDETFMLTWGDGVSDVNIHELLSFHRSHGKLATLTAVRPPARFGHLDLDGDQITEFSEKPQTKEGWINGAFFVLEPEIFDYIDGDETQWEKEPLERLARDGQLMAYKHDGFWQCMDTLRDKQRLEALWASGQAPWKTWEEQTYENNGDWSQRVHRNTNDSNVTRQRL, from the coding sequence ATGAAAGTAGCTTTTTTGGCTGGTGGATTAGGAACTCGAATCTCAGAAGAAACAGAGAATAAGCCTAAGCCAATGGTAGAAATTGGTGGACAGCCGATTTTGTGGCACATTATGATGCACTACTATCAATATGGCTTTAAAGACTTTACTGTTGCTTTGGGATATAAAGGTGCAGTTATTAAAAAATATATGGTAGATTACTGCGCTCTCAATAGTAATCTAACGGTGGGTTTGAGTAATGGCGAAGTTAAAACCCACGGTGGCTATCAACTTGATTGGAATGTAGACTTAATCGATACAGGCTTAACAACTAATACAGGTGGCAGAATTAAACGTCTGGCTCCCTATGTCGGTGATGAAACATTTATGCTAACTTGGGGTGATGGAGTTTCTGATGTTAATATCCACGAGTTATTATCCTTCCATCGCTCTCATGGAAAACTAGCCACTTTAACTGCCGTTCGTCCCCCAGCCCGTTTTGGTCACTTAGATTTAGACGGGGATCAAATTACCGAATTTTCGGAAAAACCTCAAACCAAAGAAGGCTGGATTAATGGTGCTTTCTTTGTTTTAGAGCCAGAAATTTTTGATTACATAGATGGTGATGAAACTCAGTGGGAAAAAGAACCATTGGAAAGATTAGCTAGAGATGGTCAGTTAATGGCATATAAACATGATGGTTTTTGGCAGTGTATGGATACTCTAAGAGATAAACAGCGTCTCGAAGCTCTATGGGCTAGCGGTCAAGCACCTTGGAAAACTTGGGAGGAGCAAACATATGAAAATAATGGTGACTGGTCACAAAGGGTACATCGGAACACTAATGATTCCAATGTTACTAGACAAAGGTTATGA
- the rpl21 gene encoding 50S ribosomal protein L21 produces MNYAIVEIGGGQIRVEPGRFYDINLLAAETDENYTIDKVLLVNNNNEVTVGRPFIEGATVEGTVMRHRRGKKVIVYKMQPKKKTRKKRGHRQELTRLMINSITVNGAVIEAAEAATAEAATAEAATAAE; encoded by the coding sequence ATGAATTACGCAATTGTAGAGATCGGTGGCGGACAAATTAGAGTTGAGCCTGGTCGTTTTTACGATATTAATTTACTAGCTGCTGAGACTGATGAGAACTACACCATAGACAAAGTATTATTAGTAAATAATAACAACGAAGTAACCGTAGGTCGTCCTTTTATTGAAGGTGCTACTGTAGAAGGTACAGTAATGAGACATAGACGAGGCAAAAAAGTTATTGTCTATAAAATGCAGCCTAAAAAGAAAACCCGTAAAAAACGCGGTCATCGTCAAGAATTAACTCGTTTGATGATCAATTCCATTACGGTAAATGGTGCAGTAATTGAAGCAGCAGAAGCAGCCACAGCAGAAGCAGCTACAGCAGAAGCAGCTACAGCAGCAGAATAA
- a CDS encoding NAD-dependent epimerase/dehydratase — protein MIPMLLDKGYEVVGLDTDLYARSTFGKGIVEIPELKKDVRDIELEDLEGFEAVLHLAGLSNDPLGNLNPNLTEEINYLASVKLAKLAKQAGVERFIFSSSCSNYGAGGEDWLNEESAFNPVTPYGVSKVKVEQDVSQLADDNFSPTFLRNATAYGVSPRLRFDLVLNNLVAWAFTKGLVYIKSDGTPWRPIVHIEDISRAFIAVLEAPRELIHNEAFNVGRNDDNYRIRDLADIVQATVPNCKIEYAPDAGPDKRCYRVDCSKIATVLPSFQPQWDATKGAEELYKVYQQVGLTLDEFEGSKYQRIAHIKYLIANELLDNELRWQKETLATIE, from the coding sequence ATGATTCCAATGTTACTAGACAAAGGTTATGAGGTGGTCGGTCTAGATACTGATTTATATGCCAGAAGTACTTTTGGTAAAGGAATTGTAGAAATTCCTGAATTAAAAAAAGACGTTCGAGATATAGAACTTGAGGATTTAGAAGGATTTGAGGCTGTTTTACATTTAGCAGGTCTTTCTAATGATCCTTTAGGTAATCTAAATCCCAATTTAACAGAAGAAATTAATTATTTAGCCTCTGTCAAACTAGCTAAACTAGCTAAACAAGCAGGAGTAGAACGCTTTATTTTTTCTTCTTCCTGTAGTAACTATGGGGCTGGGGGCGAAGATTGGCTTAATGAGGAATCGGCTTTTAATCCTGTAACCCCCTATGGCGTTTCTAAGGTAAAAGTAGAGCAAGATGTCAGTCAATTAGCTGATGATAATTTTAGCCCGACTTTTTTACGTAATGCCACTGCTTACGGTGTATCACCAAGATTAAGATTTGATTTAGTTCTCAATAATTTAGTTGCCTGGGCATTTACTAAAGGTTTAGTCTATATAAAAAGTGATGGTACTCCTTGGCGACCAATTGTTCATATTGAAGATATTTCTCGAGCTTTTATTGCTGTTTTAGAAGCACCAAGAGAATTAATTCATAATGAAGCTTTTAATGTCGGTCGTAATGATGACAATTATCGAATTCGCGATTTAGCTGATATTGTTCAAGCAACAGTTCCTAATTGTAAAATTGAATATGCTCCTGATGCTGGCCCTGATAAACGTTGCTATCGAGTTGATTGTAGTAAAATAGCGACCGTATTACCCAGTTTTCAGCCTCAATGGGATGCGACTAAGGGGGCAGAAGAACTTTACAAAGTTTATCAACAAGTGGGCTTAACTTTAGATGAATTTGAAGGGTCTAAATATCAAAGAATTGCTCATATAAAATATTTGATCGCTAATGAATTATTAGACAATGAATTGCGCTGGCAAAAGGAAACCCTAGCAACCATTGAATAA
- a CDS encoding ribosomal protein L27, with translation MAHKKGTGSTRNGRDSNSKRLGVKRYGGQEVTAGSILVRQRGTKFYPGNNVGRGKDDTLYSLVDGVVKFEYRTKSQKKISVYPIAETESAA, from the coding sequence ATGGCTCATAAGAAAGGAACGGGTAGTACTCGTAACGGTCGCGACTCTAATTCAAAGCGTTTAGGTGTTAAACGTTATGGTGGTCAAGAAGTCACCGCAGGTAGTATTTTGGTTCGTCAAAGAGGGACAAAATTTTATCCTGGAAATAATGTAGGTCGTGGTAAAGATGACACTTTATATTCCTTAGTTGATGGCGTTGTTAAGTTTGAATATAGAACTAAGAGTCAAAAGAAAATCAGCGTATACCCAATTGCAGAAACAGAAAGTGCAGCTTAA